A portion of the Apis mellifera strain DH4 linkage group LG6, Amel_HAv3.1, whole genome shotgun sequence genome contains these proteins:
- the LOC413073 gene encoding JNK-interacting protein 3 isoform X1 codes for MSQIQMDQETVYGTHEDSHVVMSEKVQSLAGSIYQEFEKMIARYDEDVVKDLMPLLVNVLECLDISYTENQEREVELELLREDNEQLVTQYEREKQLRKTSDQKLLELEDVAEDERKELLSKIDSLESIVRMLELKTKNSHDHGTNYGSLSSSLHRTSLYIVRLEEKEAELKREYTRLHERYTELFKTHVDYMERTKMLVGSTERLENSTSGRGPSRLPSLGLTHMSRSSGPLSYGFQSLEASINAEDIQQENPSNAVANLRTEMLDSSSEAAIETSDKSQLTDKPAQANKTTAISRHESPETEIPPPLVTPTSPTIEKIATTPSGRSRTEREQRSGNTLYQELSFQDADALGEMDEGADITGSWVHPGEYASSVNDNFFGMGKEVENLIMENNELLATKNALNIVKDDLIVKVDELTSEQEILREEVRALQQARERLRQKVVVLEEELKKVKEEAEAAAKAAKSDDEEDVSLAQRKRFTRVEMARVLMERNQYKERFMELQEAVRWTEMIRATKTDPSSISGGKVSVWKFFSSLFTGPADRGTLVRGPHTLPHMRYSAPTNQVVPAPPLDTMRRRTLKGRHEFFDQGDTIDTWLFWFSVGCFLASRSSEKLVARRANERREQYRQVRAHVRKEDGRLHAYGWSLPGKPSAPVRQPVPVPVYCRPLQESEPGMKIWCGAGVNLSGGKTRDGGCMVGGSVFYAAEAQEISTNTKTEAEDAIEHLDKELQENENQRVEAEQLEQHLSSLVWICTSTQKMSKVTVIDANNPADILEVFSVCQGHLLCIASVPGAKESDYTQAMNEDSIRTANGINENDNEINTTSNSEQNIQKNEQEDQSSLEKNKNDSDSSEEQNNENVKKSDDTNQIIPIESQSLESVDSETTNLGKVHFVKTNLETPSLQLDEKDDTNEEKENKIEEDTPIEKMSSIQPTMWLGAQNGAVFVHSAVAKWSVCLHSVELKDAALAIVHVQGRVLVALADGTVALFRRGADGQWDLSQYHVITLGSPQHSIRCMTAVSGKTVWCGYRNKIHVIDPVSMTVECTVDAHPRRESQVRQLAWLGEGVWVSIRLDSTLRLYHAHTYQHLQDVDIEPYVSKMLGTGKLGFSFVRITALLISSNRLWIGTGNGVIISVPLSESAGGSMAVSRVQAGNAKNDVPGVGVRIFASDRGVTPGSFIPYCSMAHAQLSFHGHRDAVKMFVAVPGHGGQSAVSDGSQPAMLVLSGGEGYIDFRVGDGEDTEIERSNNAVSANAEEHGEQSHLIVWQVQCPLSVPING; via the exons ATGAGTCAAATACAAATGGATCAAGAAACAGTATATGGAACTCATGAGGATAGTCATGTGGTCATGTCAGAAAAAGTACAATCTTTGGCTGGTAGTATTTatcaagaatttgaaaaaatgatagcTCGTTACGATGAAGATGTAGTGAAAGACCTAATGCCCCTCCTAGTCAATGTTCTAGAATGTCTAGATATATCTTATACTGAAAATCAAGAACGTGAAGTTGAATTAGAATTGTTGAGAGAAGATAATGAACAACTTGTTACGCaatatgaaagagaaaaacaatTAAGAAAAACATCTGATCAA aaattattagaacTTGAAGATGTAGcagaagatgaaagaaaagaacttCTATCAAAAATTGACAGTTTGGAATCAATTGTAAGAATGCTGGAATTGAAGACAAAAAATTCACATGATCACGGTACAAATTATGGCTCTCTCAGTTCATCCCTTCATAGAACATCCCTTTACA ttgttcgtcttgaagaaaaagaagccgAATTGAAGCGCGAATATACTCGTCTACATGAAAGATATacggaattatttaaaacgcaTGTAGATTATATGGAAAGAACAAAAATGTTAGTTGGAAGTACagaaagattagaaaattcGACTAGTGGTCGAGGCCCATCTCGCTTACCATCTCTTGGTTTAACTCATATGTCACGAAGTTCAGGACCATTAAGTTATGGCTTTCAGAGTTTGGAAGCTAGTATAAATGCAGAGGATATTCAACAAGAAAATCCATCAAATGCTGTTGCTAATTTAAGGACTGAAATGTTAGATAGTAGTAGCGAAGCTGCTATTGAGACATCTGATAAAAGTCAATTAACAGATAAACCAGCACAAGCAAATAAAACAACTGCAATTTCTAGac atgaaAGCCCAGAAACTGAAATACCTCCACCTTTGGTTACACCAACATCACCAACTATAGAAAAGATAGCTACTACTCCAAGTGGAAGAAGTAGAACAGAAAGAGAGCAACGAAGTGGTAACACATTGTATCAGGAACTCAGTTTTCAAGATGCTGATGCATTAGGAGAAATGGATGAAGGAGCAGATATCACTg GTAGTTGGGTTCATCCTGGAGAATATGCTTCTTCAG TCAATGACAATTTCTTTG gAATGGGAAAAGAAGTTGAGAATCttattatggaaaataatgaattattagctACAAA aaatgcGCTCAATATTGTTAAAGACGATTTAATAGTTAAAGTAGATGAACTCACAAg tGAACAAGAAATATTACGTGAAGAAGTTCGTGCTTTACAACAAGCTAGAGAACGGTTACGACAAAAGGTTGTTGTCCttgaagaagaattgaaaaaagttaAAGAAGAAGCTGAAGCAGCAGCAAAAGCAGCTAAAAGCGATGATGAAGAAGATGTATCATTAGCACAAAGAAAAAGGTTTACTAGAGTCGAGATGGCTAGAGTTCTTATGGAAAGGAATCAATATAAAGAACGCTTTATGGAACTTCAAGAAGCAGTTAGATGGACGGAAATGATACGAGCAACAAAGACTGATCCTTCTAGTATATCAGGTGGAAAAGTATCTGTGTGGAAGTT ttTTAGTAGTCTCTTCACAGGACCTGCTGATCGAGGAACGTTAGTTCGCGGACCACATACATTACCTCATATGAGATACAGTGCACCAACCAATCAAGTTGTTCCAGCACCACCTCTGGACACCATGCGTAGACGTACGTTGAAAGGTCGCCATGAGTTTTTCGACCAAGGAGACACCAT AGATACCTGGTTATTCTGGTTTTCGGTGGGGTGCTTTTTGGCCAGCAG ATCTTCTGAGAAACTCGTAGCGAGACGTGCAAATGAACGAAGAGAACAATATCGTCAAGTTCGCGCCCATGTTAGAAAAGAGGATGGACGATTACACGCTTATGGCTGGAGTTTACCTGGAAAACCAAGTGCTCCAGTTAGACAACCTGTTCCTGTGCCTGTTTATTGCAGACCTTTACAGGAATCTGAGCCTGGCATGaag atATGGTGTGGTGCTGGTGTAAACTTAAGTGGTGGTAAAACTCGAGATGGTGGTTGTATGGTTGGAGGAAGCGTGTTTTATGCTGCCGAAGCTCAAGAAATAAGTACGAACACAAAAACTGAAGCAGAAGATGCTATCGAACATTTAGATAAGGAACttcaagaaaatgaaaatcaaagaGTTGAAGCAGAACAATTAGAGCAACATCTTAGCTCATTAGTATGGATTTGTACATCTACTCAAAAGATGTCGAAAGTTACTGTGATAGATGCTAATAATCCAGCTGATATTTTGGAAGTCTTTAGCGTTTGTCAAGGACATTTACTTTGCATTGCAAGTGTACCTGGAGCCAAAGAGAGTGATTATACTCAAGCTATGAATGAAGATTCAATTCGAACTGCCAATGGAATAAATGagaatgataatgaaataaatacaacTTCAAATTCTGAACAGAACATTCAAAAAAACGAACAAGAAGATCAATCatcattggaaaaaaataaaaatgattcagaTTCTTCAGAAGAAcaaaacaatgaaaatgttaaaaaatcagATGATACTAATCAAATTATTCCTATTGAATCACAAAGTTTGGAAAGTGTAGATAGTGAAACCACAAATTTAGGCAAAGTACATTTTGTAAAAACTAATTTAGAAACACCAAGCTTACAATTAGATGAAAAAGATGAtacaaatgaagaaaaagaaaataaaattgaagaagataCACCTATAGAAAAAATGTCTTCAATACAACCAACAATGTGGCTTGGAGCTCAAAATGGTGCAGTATTTGTTCATTCAGCTGTTGCTAAGTGGTCAGTTTGTTTGCATTCTGTTGAATTGAAGGATGCTGCATTAGCTATtgt acatGTCCAAGGACGAGTTCTTGTTGCTCTTGCTGATGGAACTGTTGCATTATTTCGAAGAGGTGCAGATGGACAATGGGATTTGTCTCAATATCATGTGATTACTTTGGGTAGTCCACAACATTCAATTAGGTGCATGACTGCTGTTAGTGGCAAAACTGTATGGTGCGGATATAGAAATAAGATTCATGTAATAGATCCAGTATCAATGACTGTTGag tGCACCGTGGATGCTCATCCACGACGAGAATCACAAGTAAGACAATTAGCTTGGTTAGGTGAAGGAGTATGGGTCAGCATTAGATTAGATTCAACATTAAGACTCTATCATGCTCATACTTATCAACATCTCCAGGATGTTGATATTGAACCTTATGTTAGCAAAATGCTTGGAACTGGAAAACTTGGTTTTTCATTTGTAAGAATTACTGCATTACTCATTTCCTCAAACAGGCTGTGGATTGGCACAGGAAATGGAGTAATAATTTCCGTTCCTTTATCTGAAA GTGCTGGTGGTTCAATGGCAGTATCCAGAGTTCAAGCAGGAAATGCTAAAAATGATGTACCAGGTGTTGGTGTCAGAATTTTTGCCTCAGATCGTGGCGTTACGCCTGGCAGTTTTATACCTTATTGTAGTATGGCCCATGCACAACTTAGTTTCCATGGGCATAGAGATGCAGTTAAAATGTTTGTTGCAGTGCCTG gTCATGGCGGTCAAAGTGCAGTATCAGATGGTTCTCAACCTGCTATGCTTGTTCTTTCAGGTGGAGAAGGCTATATAGATTTTAGAGTTG gtGATGGAGAAGATACAGAAATAGAACGTTCTAATAATGCTGTGTCCGCTAATGCTGAAGAACACGGAGAACAAAGTCATCTAATTGTGTGGCAAGTGCAATGTCCTTTATCAGTGCCAATAAATGGCTAG
- the LOC413073 gene encoding JNK-interacting protein 3 isoform X3, protein MSQIQMDQETVYGTHEDSHVVMSEKVQSLAGSIYQEFEKMIARYDEDVVKDLMPLLVNVLECLDISYTENQEREVELELLREDNEQLVTQYEREKQLRKTSDQKLLELEDVAEDERKELLSKIDSLESIVRMLELKTKNSHDHGTNYGSLSSSLHRTSLYIVRLEEKEAELKREYTRLHERYTELFKTHVDYMERTKMLVGSTERLENSTSGRGPSRLPSLGLTHMSRSSGPLSYGFQSLEASINAEDIQQENPSNAVANLRTEMLDSSSEAAIETSDKSQLTDKPAQANKTTAISRHESPETEIPPPLVTPTSPTIEKIATTPSGRSRTEREQRSGNTLYQELSFQDADALGEMDEGADITGSWVHPGEYASSGMGKEVENLIMENNELLATKNALNIVKDDLIVKVDELTSEQEILREEVRALQQARERLRQKVVVLEEELKKVKEEAEAAAKAAKSDDEEDVSLAQRKRFTRVEMARVLMERNQYKERFMELQEAVRWTEMIRATKTDPSSISGGKVSVWKFFSSLFTGPADRGTLVRGPHTLPHMRYSAPTNQVVPAPPLDTMRRRTLKGRHEFFDQGDTIDTWLFWFSVGCFLASRSSEKLVARRANERREQYRQVRAHVRKEDGRLHAYGWSLPGKPSAPVRQPVPVPVYCRPLQESEPGMKIWCGAGVNLSGGKTRDGGCMVGGSVFYAAEAQEISTNTKTEAEDAIEHLDKELQENENQRVEAEQLEQHLSSLVWICTSTQKMSKVTVIDANNPADILEVFSVCQGHLLCIASVPGAKESDYTQAMNEDSIRTANGINENDNEINTTSNSEQNIQKNEQEDQSSLEKNKNDSDSSEEQNNENVKKSDDTNQIIPIESQSLESVDSETTNLGKVHFVKTNLETPSLQLDEKDDTNEEKENKIEEDTPIEKMSSIQPTMWLGAQNGAVFVHSAVAKWSVCLHSVELKDAALAIVHVQGRVLVALADGTVALFRRGADGQWDLSQYHVITLGSPQHSIRCMTAVSGKTVWCGYRNKIHVIDPVSMTVECTVDAHPRRESQVRQLAWLGEGVWVSIRLDSTLRLYHAHTYQHLQDVDIEPYVSKMLGTGKLGFSFVRITALLISSNRLWIGTGNGVIISVPLSESAGGSMAVSRVQAGNAKNDVPGVGVRIFASDRGVTPGSFIPYCSMAHAQLSFHGHRDAVKMFVAVPGHGGQSAVSDGSQPAMLVLSGGEGYIDFRVGDGEDTEIERSNNAVSANAEEHGEQSHLIVWQVQCPLSVPING, encoded by the exons ATGAGTCAAATACAAATGGATCAAGAAACAGTATATGGAACTCATGAGGATAGTCATGTGGTCATGTCAGAAAAAGTACAATCTTTGGCTGGTAGTATTTatcaagaatttgaaaaaatgatagcTCGTTACGATGAAGATGTAGTGAAAGACCTAATGCCCCTCCTAGTCAATGTTCTAGAATGTCTAGATATATCTTATACTGAAAATCAAGAACGTGAAGTTGAATTAGAATTGTTGAGAGAAGATAATGAACAACTTGTTACGCaatatgaaagagaaaaacaatTAAGAAAAACATCTGATCAA aaattattagaacTTGAAGATGTAGcagaagatgaaagaaaagaacttCTATCAAAAATTGACAGTTTGGAATCAATTGTAAGAATGCTGGAATTGAAGACAAAAAATTCACATGATCACGGTACAAATTATGGCTCTCTCAGTTCATCCCTTCATAGAACATCCCTTTACA ttgttcgtcttgaagaaaaagaagccgAATTGAAGCGCGAATATACTCGTCTACATGAAAGATATacggaattatttaaaacgcaTGTAGATTATATGGAAAGAACAAAAATGTTAGTTGGAAGTACagaaagattagaaaattcGACTAGTGGTCGAGGCCCATCTCGCTTACCATCTCTTGGTTTAACTCATATGTCACGAAGTTCAGGACCATTAAGTTATGGCTTTCAGAGTTTGGAAGCTAGTATAAATGCAGAGGATATTCAACAAGAAAATCCATCAAATGCTGTTGCTAATTTAAGGACTGAAATGTTAGATAGTAGTAGCGAAGCTGCTATTGAGACATCTGATAAAAGTCAATTAACAGATAAACCAGCACAAGCAAATAAAACAACTGCAATTTCTAGac atgaaAGCCCAGAAACTGAAATACCTCCACCTTTGGTTACACCAACATCACCAACTATAGAAAAGATAGCTACTACTCCAAGTGGAAGAAGTAGAACAGAAAGAGAGCAACGAAGTGGTAACACATTGTATCAGGAACTCAGTTTTCAAGATGCTGATGCATTAGGAGAAATGGATGAAGGAGCAGATATCACTg GTAGTTGGGTTCATCCTGGAGAATATGCTTCTTCAG gAATGGGAAAAGAAGTTGAGAATCttattatggaaaataatgaattattagctACAAA aaatgcGCTCAATATTGTTAAAGACGATTTAATAGTTAAAGTAGATGAACTCACAAg tGAACAAGAAATATTACGTGAAGAAGTTCGTGCTTTACAACAAGCTAGAGAACGGTTACGACAAAAGGTTGTTGTCCttgaagaagaattgaaaaaagttaAAGAAGAAGCTGAAGCAGCAGCAAAAGCAGCTAAAAGCGATGATGAAGAAGATGTATCATTAGCACAAAGAAAAAGGTTTACTAGAGTCGAGATGGCTAGAGTTCTTATGGAAAGGAATCAATATAAAGAACGCTTTATGGAACTTCAAGAAGCAGTTAGATGGACGGAAATGATACGAGCAACAAAGACTGATCCTTCTAGTATATCAGGTGGAAAAGTATCTGTGTGGAAGTT ttTTAGTAGTCTCTTCACAGGACCTGCTGATCGAGGAACGTTAGTTCGCGGACCACATACATTACCTCATATGAGATACAGTGCACCAACCAATCAAGTTGTTCCAGCACCACCTCTGGACACCATGCGTAGACGTACGTTGAAAGGTCGCCATGAGTTTTTCGACCAAGGAGACACCAT AGATACCTGGTTATTCTGGTTTTCGGTGGGGTGCTTTTTGGCCAGCAG ATCTTCTGAGAAACTCGTAGCGAGACGTGCAAATGAACGAAGAGAACAATATCGTCAAGTTCGCGCCCATGTTAGAAAAGAGGATGGACGATTACACGCTTATGGCTGGAGTTTACCTGGAAAACCAAGTGCTCCAGTTAGACAACCTGTTCCTGTGCCTGTTTATTGCAGACCTTTACAGGAATCTGAGCCTGGCATGaag atATGGTGTGGTGCTGGTGTAAACTTAAGTGGTGGTAAAACTCGAGATGGTGGTTGTATGGTTGGAGGAAGCGTGTTTTATGCTGCCGAAGCTCAAGAAATAAGTACGAACACAAAAACTGAAGCAGAAGATGCTATCGAACATTTAGATAAGGAACttcaagaaaatgaaaatcaaagaGTTGAAGCAGAACAATTAGAGCAACATCTTAGCTCATTAGTATGGATTTGTACATCTACTCAAAAGATGTCGAAAGTTACTGTGATAGATGCTAATAATCCAGCTGATATTTTGGAAGTCTTTAGCGTTTGTCAAGGACATTTACTTTGCATTGCAAGTGTACCTGGAGCCAAAGAGAGTGATTATACTCAAGCTATGAATGAAGATTCAATTCGAACTGCCAATGGAATAAATGagaatgataatgaaataaatacaacTTCAAATTCTGAACAGAACATTCAAAAAAACGAACAAGAAGATCAATCatcattggaaaaaaataaaaatgattcagaTTCTTCAGAAGAAcaaaacaatgaaaatgttaaaaaatcagATGATACTAATCAAATTATTCCTATTGAATCACAAAGTTTGGAAAGTGTAGATAGTGAAACCACAAATTTAGGCAAAGTACATTTTGTAAAAACTAATTTAGAAACACCAAGCTTACAATTAGATGAAAAAGATGAtacaaatgaagaaaaagaaaataaaattgaagaagataCACCTATAGAAAAAATGTCTTCAATACAACCAACAATGTGGCTTGGAGCTCAAAATGGTGCAGTATTTGTTCATTCAGCTGTTGCTAAGTGGTCAGTTTGTTTGCATTCTGTTGAATTGAAGGATGCTGCATTAGCTATtgt acatGTCCAAGGACGAGTTCTTGTTGCTCTTGCTGATGGAACTGTTGCATTATTTCGAAGAGGTGCAGATGGACAATGGGATTTGTCTCAATATCATGTGATTACTTTGGGTAGTCCACAACATTCAATTAGGTGCATGACTGCTGTTAGTGGCAAAACTGTATGGTGCGGATATAGAAATAAGATTCATGTAATAGATCCAGTATCAATGACTGTTGag tGCACCGTGGATGCTCATCCACGACGAGAATCACAAGTAAGACAATTAGCTTGGTTAGGTGAAGGAGTATGGGTCAGCATTAGATTAGATTCAACATTAAGACTCTATCATGCTCATACTTATCAACATCTCCAGGATGTTGATATTGAACCTTATGTTAGCAAAATGCTTGGAACTGGAAAACTTGGTTTTTCATTTGTAAGAATTACTGCATTACTCATTTCCTCAAACAGGCTGTGGATTGGCACAGGAAATGGAGTAATAATTTCCGTTCCTTTATCTGAAA GTGCTGGTGGTTCAATGGCAGTATCCAGAGTTCAAGCAGGAAATGCTAAAAATGATGTACCAGGTGTTGGTGTCAGAATTTTTGCCTCAGATCGTGGCGTTACGCCTGGCAGTTTTATACCTTATTGTAGTATGGCCCATGCACAACTTAGTTTCCATGGGCATAGAGATGCAGTTAAAATGTTTGTTGCAGTGCCTG gTCATGGCGGTCAAAGTGCAGTATCAGATGGTTCTCAACCTGCTATGCTTGTTCTTTCAGGTGGAGAAGGCTATATAGATTTTAGAGTTG gtGATGGAGAAGATACAGAAATAGAACGTTCTAATAATGCTGTGTCCGCTAATGCTGAAGAACACGGAGAACAAAGTCATCTAATTGTGTGGCAAGTGCAATGTCCTTTATCAGTGCCAATAAATGGCTAG